A part of Candidatus Zymogenus saltonus genomic DNA contains:
- a CDS encoding nucleotide sugar dehydrogenase, translated as MTAKDAVTKIAVIGMGYVGIPCAALLAEVDGFEVTGIQRRSKRSGWKIDAINAGKSPIEGDEPGLDELIAKVVKKGTFKVTDDFSAISDMDIVLIDVQTPTDGTDHKPQYLSLKEVAREIGTYMKKGVLIITESTVAPGTTEHVVQPILERKSGLKAGADFSLAYSYERVMPGKLIDYIVNLPRIVGGIDKESEIRAKEMYGKIVKAEIHTTDVLTAETTKTIENAYRDVNIAFSNEMALICESLGLDVYEVQRLINTREERMMHYPGSGVGGHCLPKDTWLLLYGLKMYGQKEVETNFVQLARSINEYMPHHMANLLSECLEEKGVELPDAKIVILGVAYLENSDDTRNTPAYSLISNLSAYGTEIIAHDPFVRDFPEAELSKDLMGAAKGADALLLVTKHAEYYDMDLAKLKKTMRTPIIVDGRDVIDPLKAKDAGFVYRGIGKGNARA; from the coding sequence ATGACCGCAAAAGATGCAGTGACGAAAATTGCCGTAATCGGTATGGGATATGTGGGGATACCGTGTGCCGCTTTATTGGCCGAAGTCGACGGATTCGAAGTAACGGGGATACAGAGGCGCTCCAAGAGGAGCGGATGGAAGATTGACGCGATAAACGCGGGTAAGTCGCCCATCGAGGGGGATGAGCCGGGGCTCGACGAGCTTATCGCCAAGGTGGTTAAGAAAGGCACGTTTAAGGTGACCGACGATTTTTCGGCCATCTCGGACATGGACATTGTCCTGATAGACGTGCAGACACCCACGGATGGAACCGACCATAAGCCGCAGTATCTGTCGTTGAAGGAGGTGGCCCGGGAGATCGGTACGTACATGAAAAAGGGAGTTCTCATTATAACCGAATCCACCGTGGCGCCGGGAACGACTGAGCACGTCGTTCAGCCGATACTGGAGAGGAAGTCGGGATTGAAGGCCGGGGCAGATTTCAGCCTTGCCTATTCTTATGAGAGGGTCATGCCAGGAAAGCTCATTGACTATATAGTAAACCTCCCGAGGATAGTGGGGGGGATAGATAAGGAGAGCGAGATCAGGGCAAAGGAGATGTATGGGAAGATCGTCAAGGCGGAGATCCACACTACGGACGTCCTTACGGCCGAGACCACGAAGACCATCGAGAACGCCTACCGCGACGTAAACATCGCCTTTTCAAACGAGATGGCCCTTATCTGCGAGAGCCTCGGACTCGATGTATACGAGGTGCAGAGACTGATCAACACCAGGGAGGAGAGGATGATGCACTATCCCGGTTCCGGCGTCGGCGGCCACTGTTTGCCTAAGGACACGTGGCTTTTGCTCTACGGCCTCAAGATGTACGGACAGAAGGAGGTCGAGACCAATTTTGTCCAGCTGGCCAGGAGCATCAACGAATATATGCCTCACCATATGGCAAACCTTCTCTCGGAGTGTCTGGAGGAGAAGGGTGTTGAGCTCCCCGACGCGAAGATCGTGATCCTCGGGGTTGCCTACCTCGAAAACTCCGATGACACGAGAAACACGCCGGCGTACTCGCTGATTTCAAACCTCTCCGCCTACGGCACCGAAATCATAGCCCACGATCCATTTGTGCGGGATTTCCCCGAGGCCGAGCTTTCAAAGGACCTGATGGGGGCGGCAAAGGGCGCTGATGCGCTGCTTTTGGTGACAAAGCACGCAGAGTACTACGACATGGATCTCGCAAAGCTGAAAAAGACTATGAGAACGCCGATCATCGTAGACGGCAGGGACGTGATCGACCCTCTCAAGGCAAAGGATGCGGGATTTGTCTACAGGGGTATAGGAAAGGGAAACGCCAGGGCGTGA